The following proteins are co-located in the Syntrophorhabdales bacterium genome:
- the murF gene encoding UDP-N-acetylmuramoyl-tripeptide--D-alanyl-D-alanine ligase has product MWQLEDVLKAVEGTLLNREQDQFTSISIDSRSIKKGDLFVPLIGPRFDGHVFAREAYAKSAAGCLCQKDRESACAGSGGTIILVDDTTKALLDLARYKRKQLGGVFVAITGSNGKTTTKELLAHIMAGFASLAYNEKNYNNNIGVSQTILSIADQPAYCILELGTNHPGEIAALADLVEPDLSIITNVNASHLEGLGDIAGVFREKASLFERTKESGTILINIDDPNLKTLAEKPVRRSYTYAIEARADFMLSTQESKGLGGFEIELSLQGEKVKTTAHLLGMHNLYNIVAAASIAHLCGVPGETIREKVATFEPYPGRFKAVASKKGYTIIDDAYNANPSSMEWAIETLEQLPCRGKKIAILGEMKELGEDNAEYHRKLGRFLKKSSLSNILFLGEAARAAYDEMNNGRAKFFDDKAALIAYAAALVREDDLILVKGSRAMKMNEVVGELL; this is encoded by the coding sequence ATGTGGCAGCTTGAGGACGTTCTGAAGGCGGTAGAGGGTACGCTGCTCAATCGTGAACAGGATCAGTTTACGTCGATCTCGATCGACTCGAGGTCGATCAAGAAAGGCGACCTTTTTGTCCCTTTGATCGGGCCCCGTTTTGATGGACACGTCTTTGCGCGCGAAGCATATGCCAAATCCGCAGCCGGATGCCTCTGCCAGAAGGATCGTGAATCGGCATGCGCCGGGTCTGGTGGCACGATCATTCTGGTGGACGATACGACGAAGGCCCTGCTTGATCTTGCACGCTATAAAAGGAAGCAGCTCGGTGGTGTGTTTGTCGCAATTACCGGCAGCAACGGCAAGACCACAACGAAGGAACTGCTTGCGCACATCATGGCCGGGTTCGCTTCTCTCGCGTACAACGAGAAGAATTATAACAACAATATCGGCGTATCCCAGACCATTCTCTCCATAGCTGACCAGCCTGCATACTGCATACTGGAACTGGGCACCAATCATCCCGGAGAAATAGCAGCGCTTGCTGATCTGGTTGAACCTGACCTGTCGATAATCACGAATGTCAATGCTTCTCATCTCGAGGGCTTAGGTGATATAGCCGGTGTATTCAGAGAAAAAGCGAGTCTTTTCGAGCGCACAAAAGAGAGTGGAACTATCCTGATCAATATTGATGATCCCAATCTGAAGACCCTTGCCGAAAAACCGGTGCGTCGCTCCTACACCTACGCGATAGAAGCCCGGGCAGATTTCATGCTGTCCACGCAGGAGTCGAAAGGCCTTGGCGGGTTTGAGATTGAGCTTTCCCTGCAGGGCGAAAAAGTGAAAACTACAGCGCACCTCCTCGGTATGCATAATCTGTATAACATCGTTGCGGCCGCCTCCATTGCGCATCTCTGCGGTGTGCCGGGTGAGACGATCAGGGAGAAAGTGGCCACGTTTGAGCCGTACCCGGGCCGCTTCAAGGCTGTTGCATCGAAAAAAGGCTATACGATTATCGACGACGCGTACAACGCAAACCCTTCTTCCATGGAATGGGCCATAGAAACCTTGGAGCAGCTGCCTTGCAGAGGAAAAAAGATCGCAATCCTCGGGGAAATGAAGGAACTGGGAGAGGACAACGCGGAGTACCACCGGAAACTGGGCCGCTTTCTCAAGAAGAGCAGCCTTTCGAACATACTCTTTCTTGGAGAAGCTGCGAGAGCCGCCTATGATGAAATGAATAACGGCCGCGCGAAGTTCTTTGATGACAAGGCAGCGCTCATTGCATATGCCGCTGCCCTGGTGAGGGAAGACGATCTCATACTGGTGAAGGGGTCGAGAGCAATGAAAATGAACGAAGTCGTAGGGGAGCTGCTCTAG
- the mraY gene encoding phospho-N-acetylmuramoyl-pentapeptide-transferase: protein MLYYLLYPLHTYIGAFNVFRYITFRTVLAILSALIISFFLTPRLIQKLNELRIKTEKREDVPERHETKRGTPTMGGFVILVATIIPTLLWADLRNEYIWAVTAALVLFGAIGFVDDMRKLKNRCGKGVPGRTKFLLEILFALIISVIIYSESGFLPQLTVPFFKNVAPNLGVFYILLCVLIIAGASNGVNLTDGLDGLAIGPVLTVTSTFLLFAYLAGNVKFAQYLQIFYVRGAGELTVLCGAMLGAGLGFLWYNAHPAELFMGDTGSLALGAGLGTMAVIIKQEILLVIVGGIFVIETLSVIIQVLSFKCRGKRVFKMAPIHHHFELKGWNEAKIVVRFWIVSVILGLIAITTLKLR from the coding sequence ATGCTCTACTATCTCCTCTACCCTCTCCACACGTACATAGGCGCATTCAACGTTTTCAGGTACATCACGTTCCGCACGGTGCTCGCTATTCTGAGTGCGCTGATAATAAGTTTTTTCCTGACTCCCCGGCTCATTCAAAAGCTGAACGAGCTGCGCATCAAGACTGAAAAAAGAGAGGACGTCCCGGAGCGACACGAGACCAAGAGAGGCACCCCGACCATGGGCGGCTTCGTTATCCTGGTTGCAACCATCATCCCCACCTTACTGTGGGCGGATCTGAGAAACGAGTACATCTGGGCTGTGACTGCGGCCCTGGTTCTATTCGGCGCGATCGGATTCGTCGATGATATGAGAAAGCTCAAGAATAGATGCGGCAAGGGTGTGCCCGGAAGAACCAAGTTTCTCCTCGAGATCCTTTTTGCACTGATCATCAGCGTGATCATATACTCGGAGTCAGGGTTTCTTCCGCAGCTCACCGTGCCTTTTTTCAAGAACGTCGCCCCAAACCTGGGCGTTTTCTACATCCTGCTCTGTGTTTTGATCATAGCGGGCGCATCGAACGGGGTGAATCTCACGGACGGGCTGGATGGCCTCGCGATCGGTCCGGTCCTTACGGTCACGTCCACCTTTCTTCTCTTTGCGTATCTTGCAGGCAATGTAAAGTTTGCCCAGTACCTTCAGATATTTTATGTGAGGGGTGCAGGTGAATTGACCGTACTCTGCGGAGCGATGCTGGGGGCGGGATTGGGATTCCTCTGGTATAATGCGCATCCTGCAGAGCTTTTCATGGGAGACACCGGTTCATTGGCTCTGGGGGCAGGTTTGGGCACCATGGCAGTGATAATAAAGCAGGAGATCCTCCTTGTTATCGTCGGCGGTATTTTTGTAATCGAGACCCTCTCGGTGATCATTCAAGTACTCTCATTCAAGTGTCGGGGGAAAAGGGTTTTCAAGATGGCGCCCATACACCATCATTTTGAATTGAAAGGATGGAATGAGGCAAAGATCGTGGTGAGGTTCTGGATTGTGTCGGTGATACTTGGGCTGATAGCAATAACGACGCTGAAATTGAGATGA
- the murD gene encoding UDP-N-acetylmuramoyl-L-alanine--D-glutamate ligase, producing MGELETRNSKLTTVADIPDRVLVVGLGKTGVSLVKFLGSLGKKVTVTDLKSKEQLTASLADLNGTPYVGHFGSHIKDDFVDHEMILVSPGVDTNLSFLAEARARGARVIGEIELASRFIKEPIIAVTGTNGKTTTTTLLGQVFTAAFKDVFVGGNIGKPLIDYVLKGQKARFVIAEISSFQLETVEQFRPHVAILLNITEDHLDRYASFEEYAAAKWRLFENQSYDDYAFLTAELSGRKKLKARSFYFSTRMSLPEGAFLDGDALVVRLSGQEFRYRRDLSPLVGIHNSENLLAVLLTCHIYGIDRPMIEQALKKFKGLSHRMEFVREKNGIRFYNDSKATNVDATRRALESMTNRVILIAGGKDKGGSYKTIAELSDRIKGLVLFGDAREKIAKELASYMPTEVVAGLSEAVEKAFAMAASGEAVLFSPMCSSFDMFKDYKERGDKFRRIVEAL from the coding sequence ATGGGTGAGCTCGAAACTCGGAACTCGAAACTCACAACGGTAGCCGATATTCCCGACCGTGTGCTTGTTGTGGGTCTTGGGAAAACAGGGGTCTCACTGGTGAAGTTCTTGGGGAGTCTTGGTAAGAAAGTGACCGTTACCGATCTGAAGAGCAAGGAACAGCTCACGGCATCGCTGGCAGACCTGAACGGGACACCGTATGTGGGTCACTTTGGATCCCACATAAAGGATGACTTTGTCGATCATGAGATGATTCTCGTCAGCCCCGGCGTTGACACCAATCTATCCTTCCTCGCGGAAGCGCGTGCCAGGGGAGCGAGAGTTATAGGGGAGATTGAGCTGGCATCCAGATTCATAAAGGAGCCTATCATAGCTGTCACGGGCACAAACGGTAAGACAACGACAACGACTCTCCTGGGGCAAGTTTTCACAGCCGCGTTCAAGGACGTCTTTGTCGGCGGAAATATAGGGAAGCCCCTTATCGATTACGTACTGAAAGGGCAAAAGGCGCGTTTCGTCATAGCAGAAATCAGCAGTTTTCAGCTTGAGACTGTAGAGCAGTTCAGGCCGCATGTTGCGATTCTCCTCAACATCACCGAAGATCACCTGGATCGCTACGCCTCTTTTGAAGAGTATGCCGCCGCAAAGTGGCGTCTTTTCGAAAACCAGAGTTATGATGATTACGCGTTCCTCACCGCGGAACTCTCAGGAAGAAAAAAGCTGAAGGCGCGCTCCTTCTACTTCTCAACCAGGATGAGCCTCCCCGAAGGAGCATTTCTGGATGGAGATGCTCTGGTGGTGCGCCTGAGCGGACAAGAATTCAGATACAGGCGCGATCTTTCTCCGCTTGTCGGTATCCACAACAGCGAAAACCTGCTTGCGGTGCTTCTCACGTGTCATATCTATGGTATTGACCGGCCTATGATAGAGCAGGCTCTCAAAAAGTTTAAGGGACTTTCTCACCGCATGGAGTTTGTGAGAGAGAAGAATGGCATCCGTTTTTACAATGACTCGAAGGCTACGAATGTTGACGCCACCAGAAGGGCCCTGGAAAGCATGACCAACCGCGTCATTCTTATAGCTGGCGGTAAGGATAAGGGAGGGAGTTACAAGACAATCGCCGAGCTATCAGATAGAATCAAAGGGCTCGTGCTCTTTGGTGACGCAAGAGAGAAGATAGCGAAGGAATTGGCGTCTTACATGCCGACGGAGGTAGTTGCAGGCCTCTCGGAGGCAGTGGAGAAGGCATTTGCCATGGCCGCATCCGGCGAAGCCGTTCTCTTTTCTCCAATGTGTTCGAGCTTTGATATGTTCAAAGACTATAAAGAGCGGGGCGATAAATTCAGACGCATCGTGGAGGCGCTGTGA